A single region of the Micropterus dolomieu isolate WLL.071019.BEF.003 ecotype Adirondacks linkage group LG18, ASM2129224v1, whole genome shotgun sequence genome encodes:
- the fblim1 gene encoding filamin-binding LIM protein 1, protein MATAAPPKRMVSSFFITLASPHRATVTQQQPALQAHSALARDKQHTAVRVSPSDTIPALRCKKEDISPSEGYGSVESKDQTCAEASTTASDPQSPKPAQPAPGRGNLQEDDRGAAELFPPPPPPPALSSSLETSLSEESAPPPPPPAQTPLSHPLTPGQQTVYNKEVETSTPSSGLKQDEQYHGIHKNGQDTSGESKEVCGFCRKPMALSEPAIEALNRTYHDGCFQCRSCHIPLAGKHYYNKAGIPLCEDCYRASLELCWACGEAITDQVIRALERAYHLSCFTCATCKQQIGEQAFAQGEVGEVYCLQDYYRKYAPKCSACKQLIIPKDDGTDSYNVECMGRSYHENCYRCEVCVIQLSPEPNEHGCYPLDGKMLCKSCHLNLVSGQH, encoded by the exons ATGGCAACAGCGGCTCCACCGAAAAGGATGGTGTCTTCTTTCTTCATCACTCTGGCGTCTCCTCACCGAGCCACTGTGACACAGCAGCAGCCCGCCCTCCAAGCCCACAGTGCCCTGGCTAGAGACAAGCAGCACACTGCTGTACGAGTCAGCCCAAGTGACACCATCCCCGCCCTCAGATGTAAGAAAGAGGACATCTCACCGTCTGAAGGTTATGGCAGTGTAGAGAGCAAGGACCAGACTTGCGCGGAGGCCTCGACCACAGCTTCAGATCCTCAAAGCCCAAAACCTGCCCAACCGGCACCCGGCAGAGGAAATCTGCAAGAAGACGACAGAGGTGCTGCAG AgctcttccctcctcctcctcctcctcctgcactgTCTTCATCTCTGGAAACATCGCTGTCTGAAGAATCAGcgcctccaccacctcctcctgccCAGACGCCTCTCTCCCACCCTCTGACCCCAGGCCAGCAGACAGTTTACAATAAAGAG GTGGAAACAAGCACCCCATCTAGTGGGTTGAAACAAGATGAACAATACCATGGGATCCATAAAAATGGCCAAGACACAAGCGGCGAGAGTAAAG AGGTATGTGGCTTCTGTCGAAAACCCATGGCCCTTTCTGAACCTGCAATAGAGGCCTTAAACAGGACGTACCATGACGGCTGTTTCCAGTGTAGATCTTGTCACATTCCGCTGGCTGGCAAACATTATTACAACAAGGCAGGAATCCCACTCTGTGAAGACTGCTACCGG GCCAGTCTGGAGCTTTGCTGGGCATGTGGGGAGGCTATCACAGATCAAGTGATCCGTGCACTGGAGCGAGCATACCATCTTTCCTGTTTTACCTGTGCAACATGTAAACAGCAAATTGGAGAGCAAGCTTTTGCACAGGGAGAAGTTGGAGAGGTGTACTGCCTCCAGGACTATTACAG GAAGTATGCTCCAAAGTGTAGCGCCTGCAAGCAGCTAATCATTCCAAAAGATGACGGTACTGACAGCTATAATGTTGAATGCATGGGACGCTCCTACCATGAGAACTGCTACAGATGTGAG GTCTGCGTCATCCAGCTCTCTCCTGAGCCAAATGAGCACGGCTGTTATCCTCTGGACGGCAAGATGCTTTGTAAATCTTGCCATCTGAACCTGGTTTCTGGTCAGCACTAA
- the fbxo42 gene encoding F-box only protein 42 isoform X1 codes for MRLNLTKTKCMSDLRQSASDTSAAGDEPDDWIQRAAVLDSNSAAPGRDGLSTWKSTFALSSWGRCVAPGGPTLAPAARERRCGGRCSRSGRWRLFGGCRGTSGADTGGRRGNTYTQSPQKTTSKTTTIMSRSPDNEDGCFVAMDTEDDSAEPAGITEEVEAKMGSCRQEGSMDSGAKGGGRTMVELPEEVLEYILSFLSPYQEHKTAALVCKQWYRLIKGVAYQCYHGFLRAVQEGNIQWESRTYPYPGTPITQRFSHSACYYDSNQSMYVFGGCTQSSCNAAFNDLWRLDLNSKEWIRPLASGSYPSPKAGATLVMHKDLLVLFGGWTRPSPYPLHQPERFFDEIHTYSPSKNWWNCIVTTHGPPPMAGHSSSVIANTMVVFGGSLGARQMSNEVWVLDLEQWSWSKPPISGPSPHPRGGQSQIVIDDQTLLILGGCGGPNALLKDAWLLHMDAPPWRWQQLQVENEDHGAPELWCHPACRVGQCVVVFSQAPSGRAPLSPSLNSRPSPISATPAPLGPEPPSLRSQSPVRSGAAGVVLGAVEEAPCVNGRWGTLRPRPSARGSARDGSPSSSQQPSPLQGPDSPPLPPLPPLLNGSSPSPRTSPAQAASPPSRPHLPASTDYGWESPPSASHHPELPSTNGLHTPPAVSPHTPPGAVSPAALRRGLEAVKNKSSSSLPSSSSSSSLQTQGASPGGASGGGGGAGPPVTPPSSSSSPPQAAGADGHAIPPIARRLGHHPPQSLNVGKPLYQSLNCKPMQMYVLDVSRAKSAGVVSWRVYGNGTPAAVTGPPETSLHTVVQGRGELIIFGGLMDKKQNVKYYPKTNALYFVRAKR; via the exons CACATTTGCCCTCAGCAGCTGGGGGCGGTGTGTTGCTCCAGGAGGACCCACCCTGGCACCAGCAGCTAGAGAGCGTCGCTGCGGAGGACGCTGTTCACGAAGCGGAAGATGGCGACTGTTTGGAGGCTGCAGAGGAACCTCCGGAGCTGATACCGggggaaggagaggaaacacatacactcagagcCCACAGAAGACCACGTCTAAAACAACG ACAATAATGTCCCGCTCCCCTGACAATGAGGATGGATGCTTTGTTGCCATGGACACTGAGGACGATAGTGCAGAGCCTGCTGGGATAACAGAGGAAGTTGAGGCAAAGATGGGGTCCTGCCGACAAGAAGGGAGCATGGACAGCGGTGCCAAAGGAGGGGGGAGAACAATGGTGGAGTTGCCAGAGGAAGTTCTCGAATAtattctttcctttctctcaccTTACCAGGAGCACAAGACCGCTGCGCTTGTATGTAAGCAGTGGTATCGCCTCATTAAAG GTGTTGCTTATCAGTGCTACCACGGTTTCTTAAGAGCTGTCCAGGAGGGAAATATCCAGTGGGAAAGTCGCACATACCCATATCCAGGAACCCCCATCACTCAGCGCTTCTCCCACA GTGCATGTTATTACGACTCAAACCAGTCCATGTATGTGTTTGGGGGTTGCACTCAGAGTAGCTGCAATGCTGCCTTTAATGATCTATGGAGACTTGACCTCAACAGCAAGGAGTGGATCCGCCCTTTAGCCTCAG GCTCTTATCCATCTCCCAAAGCTGGAGCAACTCTAGTGATGCACAAAGACCTGTTAGTGCTGTTTGGGGGATGGACTCGCCCCAGCCCGTATCCACTGCACCAACCAGAAAGGTTTTTTGATGAAATCCACACCTACTCTCCATCAAAGAACTG GTGGAACTGTATAGTAACAACACACGGACCTCCACCTATGGCTGGCCACTCctcctctgtaattgcaaacaccATGGTGGTGTTTGGTGGGTCACTAGGAGCACGTcaaat GAGTAATGAAGTCTGGGTTCTGGATCTAGAGCAGTGGTCCTGGTCCAAACCACCCATATCTGGCCCATCACCTCACCCACGAGGTGGCCAATCACAA ATTGTGATTGACGATCAAACATTGCTCATCTTGGGAGGCTGCGGTGGTCCTAATGCA CTCCTTAAAGATGCTTGGCTCCTCCACATGGATGCACCACCATGGAGGTGGCAACAGCTGCAGGTGGAAAACGAGGACCACGGAGCCCCGGAGCTGTGGTGTCACCCAGCTTGTAGA GTGGGCCAGTGTGTCGTGGTCTTCTCACAGGCTCCATCTGGCCGCGCGCCGCTTAGCCCAAGTCTTAACTCTCGGCCCTCCCCCATAAGTGCCACGCCTGCCCCTCTGGGCCCTGAACCGCCTTCCCTGCGCTCTCAGTCTCCTGTTCGGAGCGGGGCTGCTGGTGTTGTCCTGGGAGCTGTTGAAGAGGCTCCTTGTGTAAATGGTCGGTGGGGCACGTTGAGACCTCGGCCTTCAGCGAGAGGAAGTGCCAGAGATGGGAGCCCATCCTCATCCCAACAGCCGTCTCCTTTACAAGGCCCAGAcagtcctcctcttcctccacttccCCCGTTATTAAATGGATCCTCCCCTTCACCCCGGACCAGTCCAGCCCAGGCTGCGTCTCCTCCCTCTCGCCCTCACCTGCCTGCTTCCACAGACTATGGTTGGGAGTCTCCCCCTTCTGCCTCTCACCACCCTGAGTTGCCCAGCACTAACGGCCTGCATACACCTCCTGCAGTCTCCCCACACACTCCCCCAGGAGCAGTGTCCCCCGCTGCCTTACGACGAGGTCTGGaggcagtgaaaaacaaatcttcCTCATCATTGCCGTCTTCATCGTCATCGTCTTCCCTTCAAACACAGGGGGCTTCTCCTGGAGGAGcaagtggtggaggaggaggagcaggtcCCCCTGTGACCCCTCCGTCGTCATCCTCCAGCCCTCCACAGGCCGCTGGAGCTGATGGACATGCTATCCCACCTATTGCACGGCGTCTTGGCCATCACCCACCTCAGAGCCTGAACGTAGGGAAACCTCTGTACCAGTCTCTAAACTGCAAGCCTATGCAGATGTACGTGTTGGATGTGTCCCGGGCCAAATCCGCTGGGGTGGTGTCTTGGAGAGTTTATGGGAACGGGACTCCCGCTGCGGTTACGGGGCCACCTGAGACCAGCCTTCACACAGTGGTGCAGGGCAGGGGAGAGCTCATCATTTTTGGGGGCCTCATGGACAAAAAACAGAATGTGAAGTACTACCCTAAAACCAACGCCTTGTACTTTGTACGCGCTAAAAGGTAA
- the LOC123987162 gene encoding transmembrane protein 82-like isoform X2, which yields MFFPFSWIPGTYEWTPFDSNPIDFFFQGLVGACGISVLCNLMRVYHFIETCSDSESETESKQRSKPGNPLRASWKTALQFWLLTVLLSLVGSRVSSLIVLEFSLRAVAAWTSTGLGAPYSSLSLFLAAALSWALASLSHSLWTHVARLYPLHSTEHYCGKCITLLTSGHTILASVQRVVVLAFALTTVASTIMVYDHFLSQNDALKFWTPLTLCYAILVVYIQGSESAHGHTGPVAHCSSATGSLLMLTVGNWSDVLHILISFLGEAVCLLPSLDLLQAA from the exons atgtttttcccctTCTCCTGGATCCCGGGAACCTATGAATGGACTCCTTTTGATTCAAACCCAATAGACTTCTTTTTCCAAG gTCTTGTGGGTGCATGTGGAATATCAGTGCTGTGCAATCTGATGAGAGTTTACCACTTCATTGAAACATGCAG TGACTCTGAATCTGAAACTGAAAGCAAACAGAGGTCAAAACCTGGCAATCCTCTGAGAGCGAGCTGGAAAACAGCTCTCCAGTTCTGGTTGCTGACGGTCCTTCTGTCTCTGGTGGGCTCGAGGGTTTCCTCTCTGATAGTGCTGGAGTTTTCTCTCAGAGCTGTTGCTGCTTGGACATCAACAGGACTT GGGGCTCCATACAGCTCCCTCAGTTTGTTTCTGGCAGCTGCTCTCAGCTGGGCACTGGCAAGCCTCAGCCACAGTCTGTGGACCCATGTGGCCAGACTCTACCCACTACATAGCACAGAGCATTACTGTGGGAAGTGCATCACCCTACTGACCTCCGGACACACCATACTGGCTTCAGTGCAAAGAGTGGTTGTCTTGGCCTTTGCTCTCACAACTGTGGCTTCCACCATTATGGTTTATGACCACTTCCTGTCCCAGAATGATGCTCTTAAGTTTTGGACTCCATTGACTCTCTGCTACGCTATATTGGTGGTCTATATTCAAG gatCAGAATCTGCACACGGGCACACAGGCCCTGTTGCACACTGCAGTAGTGCAACTGGCAGCCTGCTCATGCTGACCGTGGGTAACTGGTCTGATGTCCTGCACATCCTCATCTCTTTCCTGGGCGAAGCAGTCTGCCTGCTGCCCTCTCTGGACCTGCTTCAAGCTGCATGA
- the fbxo42 gene encoding F-box only protein 42 isoform X3, translated as MSRSPDNEDGCFVAMDTEDDSAEPAGITEEVEAKMGSCRQEGSMDSGAKGGGRTMVELPEEVLEYILSFLSPYQEHKTAALVCKQWYRLIKGVAYQCYHGFLRAVQEGNIQWESRTYPYPGTPITQRFSHSACYYDSNQSMYVFGGCTQSSCNAAFNDLWRLDLNSKEWIRPLASGSYPSPKAGATLVMHKDLLVLFGGWTRPSPYPLHQPERFFDEIHTYSPSKNWWNCIVTTHGPPPMAGHSSSVIANTMVVFGGSLGARQMSNEVWVLDLEQWSWSKPPISGPSPHPRGGQSQIVIDDQTLLILGGCGGPNALLKDAWLLHMDAPPWRWQQLQVENEDHGAPELWCHPACRVGQCVVVFSQAPSGRAPLSPSLNSRPSPISATPAPLGPEPPSLRSQSPVRSGAAGVVLGAVEEAPCVNGRWGTLRPRPSARGSARDGSPSSSQQPSPLQGPDSPPLPPLPPLLNGSSPSPRTSPAQAASPPSRPHLPASTDYGWESPPSASHHPELPSTNGLHTPPAVSPHTPPGAVSPAALRRGLEAVKNKSSSSLPSSSSSSSLQTQGASPGGASGGGGGAGPPVTPPSSSSSPPQAAGADGHAIPPIARRLGHHPPQSLNVGKPLYQSLNCKPMQMYVLDVSRAKSAGVVSWRVYGNGTPAAVTGPPETSLHTVVQGRGELIIFGGLMDKKQNVKYYPKTNALYFVRAKR; from the exons ATGTCCCGCTCCCCTGACAATGAGGATGGATGCTTTGTTGCCATGGACACTGAGGACGATAGTGCAGAGCCTGCTGGGATAACAGAGGAAGTTGAGGCAAAGATGGGGTCCTGCCGACAAGAAGGGAGCATGGACAGCGGTGCCAAAGGAGGGGGGAGAACAATGGTGGAGTTGCCAGAGGAAGTTCTCGAATAtattctttcctttctctcaccTTACCAGGAGCACAAGACCGCTGCGCTTGTATGTAAGCAGTGGTATCGCCTCATTAAAG GTGTTGCTTATCAGTGCTACCACGGTTTCTTAAGAGCTGTCCAGGAGGGAAATATCCAGTGGGAAAGTCGCACATACCCATATCCAGGAACCCCCATCACTCAGCGCTTCTCCCACA GTGCATGTTATTACGACTCAAACCAGTCCATGTATGTGTTTGGGGGTTGCACTCAGAGTAGCTGCAATGCTGCCTTTAATGATCTATGGAGACTTGACCTCAACAGCAAGGAGTGGATCCGCCCTTTAGCCTCAG GCTCTTATCCATCTCCCAAAGCTGGAGCAACTCTAGTGATGCACAAAGACCTGTTAGTGCTGTTTGGGGGATGGACTCGCCCCAGCCCGTATCCACTGCACCAACCAGAAAGGTTTTTTGATGAAATCCACACCTACTCTCCATCAAAGAACTG GTGGAACTGTATAGTAACAACACACGGACCTCCACCTATGGCTGGCCACTCctcctctgtaattgcaaacaccATGGTGGTGTTTGGTGGGTCACTAGGAGCACGTcaaat GAGTAATGAAGTCTGGGTTCTGGATCTAGAGCAGTGGTCCTGGTCCAAACCACCCATATCTGGCCCATCACCTCACCCACGAGGTGGCCAATCACAA ATTGTGATTGACGATCAAACATTGCTCATCTTGGGAGGCTGCGGTGGTCCTAATGCA CTCCTTAAAGATGCTTGGCTCCTCCACATGGATGCACCACCATGGAGGTGGCAACAGCTGCAGGTGGAAAACGAGGACCACGGAGCCCCGGAGCTGTGGTGTCACCCAGCTTGTAGA GTGGGCCAGTGTGTCGTGGTCTTCTCACAGGCTCCATCTGGCCGCGCGCCGCTTAGCCCAAGTCTTAACTCTCGGCCCTCCCCCATAAGTGCCACGCCTGCCCCTCTGGGCCCTGAACCGCCTTCCCTGCGCTCTCAGTCTCCTGTTCGGAGCGGGGCTGCTGGTGTTGTCCTGGGAGCTGTTGAAGAGGCTCCTTGTGTAAATGGTCGGTGGGGCACGTTGAGACCTCGGCCTTCAGCGAGAGGAAGTGCCAGAGATGGGAGCCCATCCTCATCCCAACAGCCGTCTCCTTTACAAGGCCCAGAcagtcctcctcttcctccacttccCCCGTTATTAAATGGATCCTCCCCTTCACCCCGGACCAGTCCAGCCCAGGCTGCGTCTCCTCCCTCTCGCCCTCACCTGCCTGCTTCCACAGACTATGGTTGGGAGTCTCCCCCTTCTGCCTCTCACCACCCTGAGTTGCCCAGCACTAACGGCCTGCATACACCTCCTGCAGTCTCCCCACACACTCCCCCAGGAGCAGTGTCCCCCGCTGCCTTACGACGAGGTCTGGaggcagtgaaaaacaaatcttcCTCATCATTGCCGTCTTCATCGTCATCGTCTTCCCTTCAAACACAGGGGGCTTCTCCTGGAGGAGcaagtggtggaggaggaggagcaggtcCCCCTGTGACCCCTCCGTCGTCATCCTCCAGCCCTCCACAGGCCGCTGGAGCTGATGGACATGCTATCCCACCTATTGCACGGCGTCTTGGCCATCACCCACCTCAGAGCCTGAACGTAGGGAAACCTCTGTACCAGTCTCTAAACTGCAAGCCTATGCAGATGTACGTGTTGGATGTGTCCCGGGCCAAATCCGCTGGGGTGGTGTCTTGGAGAGTTTATGGGAACGGGACTCCCGCTGCGGTTACGGGGCCACCTGAGACCAGCCTTCACACAGTGGTGCAGGGCAGGGGAGAGCTCATCATTTTTGGGGGCCTCATGGACAAAAAACAGAATGTGAAGTACTACCCTAAAACCAACGCCTTGTACTTTGTACGCGCTAAAAGGTAA
- the slc25a34 gene encoding solute carrier family 25 member 34 — protein MTSARLLKTSPEESLFGAQPALRMASTLSAVPHGGVLGPSSPTPAVWPPLDFALGALACCAACVFTNPLEVVKTRLQLQGELRARGSYQRHYHGVLQALWVVGRTDGLRGLQKGLSAGLIYQGVMNGVRLGSYSYCDALGITKFHGGSLLSGAGAGALGAFIASPAYLVKTHLQAQTVEAIAVGHQHNHLGVSDAFATIYRREGFIGLWRGVNGAVPRVMVGSAAQLSTFTSAKDWVSHSQWFSPQFSNSWLTALIAAMISGVAVAITMTPFDVISTRLYNQPVDEFHRGRLYHGFSDCMLKVCQAEGVLGLYKGMGPVFLRLAPHTVLSMLFWDLMRQQTVKDNQRQGRS, from the exons ATGACCAGTGCTCGGCTGCTGAAAACTTCACCAGAAGAGTCTTTGTTTGGCGCCCAGCCTGCCCTCAGGATGGCATCCACTCTGTCCGCTGTACCCCATGGTGGCGTCCTCGGCCCCTCGTCACCCACTCCAGCTGTCTGGCCTCCTCTGGACTTCGCCCTTGGTGCTCTTGCCTGCTGTGCCGCCTGTGTGTTCACCAATCCCCTGGAAGTTGTAAAGACCCGTCTGCAGCTTCAGGGAGAGCTGCGTGCACGGGGATCCTACCAGAGACACTACCACGGCGTCCTGCAGGCCCTCTGGGTGGTGGGCCGCACTGATGGGCTCCGGGGCCTGCAGAAGGGGCTCTCAGCCGGGCTGATATACCAGGGAGTGATGAACGGTGTGAGGCTGGGCTCCTACTCCTACTGTGACGCTCTGGGTATCACCAAGTTCCACGGCGGGAGTCTGCTGTCAGGGGCAGGGGCTGGGGCGCTGGGTGCATTTATTGCCTCTCCTGCCTACCTG GTGAAGACCCATCTGCAGGCTCAAACGGTGGAAGCCATAGCAGTAGGCCACCAGCATAACCATCTG gGAGTCTCTGATGCCTTTGCTACCATCTATAGAAGAGAAGGTTTCATTGGCCTTTGGAGGGGTGTGAACGGGGCTGTGCCTCGAGTCATGGTGGGATCAGCTGCTCAACTGTCAACCTTCACCTCAGCCAAAGACTGGGTGTCACATTCCCAG TGGTTTAGTCCACAGTTCAGTAACAGCTGGCTCACGGCTTTGATAGCTGCCATGATAAGTGGAGTCGCTGTGGCAATCACCATGACACCATTTGACGTCATTAGTACACGTCTGTACAACCAGCCGGTGGATGAGTTTCATAGG GGGCGTCTGTATCATGGATTTTCAGATTGTATGCTGAAGGTGTGCCAAGCTGAGGGCGTGCTGGGGTTATACAAAGGCATGGGCCCTGTTTTCCTGCGTTTGGCCCCACACACAGTGCTCAGTATGCTGTTCTGGGATTTGATGAGGCAACAGACCGTGAAGGACAACCAGAGGCAGGGAAGGAGCTAA
- the fbxo42 gene encoding F-box only protein 42 isoform X2 gives MSTFALSSWGRCVAPGGPTLAPAARERRCGGRCSRSGRWRLFGGCRGTSGADTGGRRGNTYTQSPQKTTSKTTTIMSRSPDNEDGCFVAMDTEDDSAEPAGITEEVEAKMGSCRQEGSMDSGAKGGGRTMVELPEEVLEYILSFLSPYQEHKTAALVCKQWYRLIKGVAYQCYHGFLRAVQEGNIQWESRTYPYPGTPITQRFSHSACYYDSNQSMYVFGGCTQSSCNAAFNDLWRLDLNSKEWIRPLASGSYPSPKAGATLVMHKDLLVLFGGWTRPSPYPLHQPERFFDEIHTYSPSKNWWNCIVTTHGPPPMAGHSSSVIANTMVVFGGSLGARQMSNEVWVLDLEQWSWSKPPISGPSPHPRGGQSQIVIDDQTLLILGGCGGPNALLKDAWLLHMDAPPWRWQQLQVENEDHGAPELWCHPACRVGQCVVVFSQAPSGRAPLSPSLNSRPSPISATPAPLGPEPPSLRSQSPVRSGAAGVVLGAVEEAPCVNGRWGTLRPRPSARGSARDGSPSSSQQPSPLQGPDSPPLPPLPPLLNGSSPSPRTSPAQAASPPSRPHLPASTDYGWESPPSASHHPELPSTNGLHTPPAVSPHTPPGAVSPAALRRGLEAVKNKSSSSLPSSSSSSSLQTQGASPGGASGGGGGAGPPVTPPSSSSSPPQAAGADGHAIPPIARRLGHHPPQSLNVGKPLYQSLNCKPMQMYVLDVSRAKSAGVVSWRVYGNGTPAAVTGPPETSLHTVVQGRGELIIFGGLMDKKQNVKYYPKTNALYFVRAKR, from the exons ATGAG CACATTTGCCCTCAGCAGCTGGGGGCGGTGTGTTGCTCCAGGAGGACCCACCCTGGCACCAGCAGCTAGAGAGCGTCGCTGCGGAGGACGCTGTTCACGAAGCGGAAGATGGCGACTGTTTGGAGGCTGCAGAGGAACCTCCGGAGCTGATACCGggggaaggagaggaaacacatacactcagagcCCACAGAAGACCACGTCTAAAACAACG ACAATAATGTCCCGCTCCCCTGACAATGAGGATGGATGCTTTGTTGCCATGGACACTGAGGACGATAGTGCAGAGCCTGCTGGGATAACAGAGGAAGTTGAGGCAAAGATGGGGTCCTGCCGACAAGAAGGGAGCATGGACAGCGGTGCCAAAGGAGGGGGGAGAACAATGGTGGAGTTGCCAGAGGAAGTTCTCGAATAtattctttcctttctctcaccTTACCAGGAGCACAAGACCGCTGCGCTTGTATGTAAGCAGTGGTATCGCCTCATTAAAG GTGTTGCTTATCAGTGCTACCACGGTTTCTTAAGAGCTGTCCAGGAGGGAAATATCCAGTGGGAAAGTCGCACATACCCATATCCAGGAACCCCCATCACTCAGCGCTTCTCCCACA GTGCATGTTATTACGACTCAAACCAGTCCATGTATGTGTTTGGGGGTTGCACTCAGAGTAGCTGCAATGCTGCCTTTAATGATCTATGGAGACTTGACCTCAACAGCAAGGAGTGGATCCGCCCTTTAGCCTCAG GCTCTTATCCATCTCCCAAAGCTGGAGCAACTCTAGTGATGCACAAAGACCTGTTAGTGCTGTTTGGGGGATGGACTCGCCCCAGCCCGTATCCACTGCACCAACCAGAAAGGTTTTTTGATGAAATCCACACCTACTCTCCATCAAAGAACTG GTGGAACTGTATAGTAACAACACACGGACCTCCACCTATGGCTGGCCACTCctcctctgtaattgcaaacaccATGGTGGTGTTTGGTGGGTCACTAGGAGCACGTcaaat GAGTAATGAAGTCTGGGTTCTGGATCTAGAGCAGTGGTCCTGGTCCAAACCACCCATATCTGGCCCATCACCTCACCCACGAGGTGGCCAATCACAA ATTGTGATTGACGATCAAACATTGCTCATCTTGGGAGGCTGCGGTGGTCCTAATGCA CTCCTTAAAGATGCTTGGCTCCTCCACATGGATGCACCACCATGGAGGTGGCAACAGCTGCAGGTGGAAAACGAGGACCACGGAGCCCCGGAGCTGTGGTGTCACCCAGCTTGTAGA GTGGGCCAGTGTGTCGTGGTCTTCTCACAGGCTCCATCTGGCCGCGCGCCGCTTAGCCCAAGTCTTAACTCTCGGCCCTCCCCCATAAGTGCCACGCCTGCCCCTCTGGGCCCTGAACCGCCTTCCCTGCGCTCTCAGTCTCCTGTTCGGAGCGGGGCTGCTGGTGTTGTCCTGGGAGCTGTTGAAGAGGCTCCTTGTGTAAATGGTCGGTGGGGCACGTTGAGACCTCGGCCTTCAGCGAGAGGAAGTGCCAGAGATGGGAGCCCATCCTCATCCCAACAGCCGTCTCCTTTACAAGGCCCAGAcagtcctcctcttcctccacttccCCCGTTATTAAATGGATCCTCCCCTTCACCCCGGACCAGTCCAGCCCAGGCTGCGTCTCCTCCCTCTCGCCCTCACCTGCCTGCTTCCACAGACTATGGTTGGGAGTCTCCCCCTTCTGCCTCTCACCACCCTGAGTTGCCCAGCACTAACGGCCTGCATACACCTCCTGCAGTCTCCCCACACACTCCCCCAGGAGCAGTGTCCCCCGCTGCCTTACGACGAGGTCTGGaggcagtgaaaaacaaatcttcCTCATCATTGCCGTCTTCATCGTCATCGTCTTCCCTTCAAACACAGGGGGCTTCTCCTGGAGGAGcaagtggtggaggaggaggagcaggtcCCCCTGTGACCCCTCCGTCGTCATCCTCCAGCCCTCCACAGGCCGCTGGAGCTGATGGACATGCTATCCCACCTATTGCACGGCGTCTTGGCCATCACCCACCTCAGAGCCTGAACGTAGGGAAACCTCTGTACCAGTCTCTAAACTGCAAGCCTATGCAGATGTACGTGTTGGATGTGTCCCGGGCCAAATCCGCTGGGGTGGTGTCTTGGAGAGTTTATGGGAACGGGACTCCCGCTGCGGTTACGGGGCCACCTGAGACCAGCCTTCACACAGTGGTGCAGGGCAGGGGAGAGCTCATCATTTTTGGGGGCCTCATGGACAAAAAACAGAATGTGAAGTACTACCCTAAAACCAACGCCTTGTACTTTGTACGCGCTAAAAGGTAA
- the LOC123987162 gene encoding transmembrane protein 82-like isoform X1 has protein sequence MFFPFSWIPGTYEWTPFDSNPIDFFFQGLVGACGISVLCNLMRVYHFIETCSDSESETESKQRSKPGNPLRASWKTALQFWLLTVLLSLVGSRVSSLIVLEFSLRAVAAWTSTGLDANGRGLDRLLVQCQFSLGCGLTCTLFFLHQGAPYSSLSLFLAAALSWALASLSHSLWTHVARLYPLHSTEHYCGKCITLLTSGHTILASVQRVVVLAFALTTVASTIMVYDHFLSQNDALKFWTPLTLCYAILVVYIQGSESAHGHTGPVAHCSSATGSLLMLTVGNWSDVLHILISFLGEAVCLLPSLDLLQAA, from the exons atgtttttcccctTCTCCTGGATCCCGGGAACCTATGAATGGACTCCTTTTGATTCAAACCCAATAGACTTCTTTTTCCAAG gTCTTGTGGGTGCATGTGGAATATCAGTGCTGTGCAATCTGATGAGAGTTTACCACTTCATTGAAACATGCAG TGACTCTGAATCTGAAACTGAAAGCAAACAGAGGTCAAAACCTGGCAATCCTCTGAGAGCGAGCTGGAAAACAGCTCTCCAGTTCTGGTTGCTGACGGTCCTTCTGTCTCTGGTGGGCTCGAGGGTTTCCTCTCTGATAGTGCTGGAGTTTTCTCTCAGAGCTGTTGCTGCTTGGACATCAACAGGACTT GATGCCAATGGCAGAGGCCTAGACCGGCTCCTGGTCCAGTGTCAATTCTCCCTGGGTTGCGGCCTCACCTGTACTCTGTTCTTCCTCCATCAGGGGGCTCCATACAGCTCCCTCAGTTTGTTTCTGGCAGCTGCTCTCAGCTGGGCACTGGCAAGCCTCAGCCACAGTCTGTGGACCCATGTGGCCAGACTCTACCCACTACATAGCACAGAGCATTACTGTGGGAAGTGCATCACCCTACTGACCTCCGGACACACCATACTGGCTTCAGTGCAAAGAGTGGTTGTCTTGGCCTTTGCTCTCACAACTGTGGCTTCCACCATTATGGTTTATGACCACTTCCTGTCCCAGAATGATGCTCTTAAGTTTTGGACTCCATTGACTCTCTGCTACGCTATATTGGTGGTCTATATTCAAG gatCAGAATCTGCACACGGGCACACAGGCCCTGTTGCACACTGCAGTAGTGCAACTGGCAGCCTGCTCATGCTGACCGTGGGTAACTGGTCTGATGTCCTGCACATCCTCATCTCTTTCCTGGGCGAAGCAGTCTGCCTGCTGCCCTCTCTGGACCTGCTTCAAGCTGCATGA